A region of Streptomyces sp. NBC_01497 DNA encodes the following proteins:
- the tnpA gene encoding IS200/IS605 family transposase, translating into MSPRWAPNLDVRNGRHVVYNLHVHLAFVTRYRRKAMTDAMLTRCEGIMREVCADFETELKQFNGEDDHVPKVQLSRLVNSLKGVSARMLRKEYDGHVRRYLWGGHFWSGSYFAGSCGGAPLTVVKQYVENQKRPI; encoded by the coding sequence ATGTCACCACGATGGGCCCCGAATCTCGATGTACGCAACGGTCGTCATGTCGTGTACAACCTTCATGTCCATTTGGCTTTCGTCACCAGGTACCGGCGCAAGGCCATGACCGACGCCATGCTGACGCGGTGCGAGGGGATCATGCGGGAGGTATGCGCGGACTTCGAGACCGAGCTGAAGCAGTTCAACGGCGAGGACGACCACGTGCCGAAGGTCCAGCTCTCCAGGCTGGTCAACTCACTCAAGGGCGTGTCCGCCCGGATGCTGCGCAAGGAGTACGACGGGCACGTGCGTCGCTATCTGTGGGGCGGGCACTTCTGGTCCGGCTCCTACTTCGCCGGGTCCTGTGGCGGCGCGCCACTGACCGTGGTCAAGCAGTACGTTGAGAACCAGAAGCGGCCCATCTGA
- a CDS encoding IS5 family transposase (programmed frameshift), translating into MGRGTWSWIVPDGLWEIAEPLIPPSRVRPQGGGTQDTPDETLFAAIIYVLVSGCAWRALPPCFGISKSTAHRRFLIWSRAGVWGRLHEAVLDRIDECGLLDLTRTVLDSAHVRAKKGGELTGPSPVDRGKPGSKMHVLSDANGLPLVVGVSAGNTPDSQGLKAMVAGLQTRHDPENGWHYKPRKLHADKAYDQRDLRRWLRGKRIGVRIARKGIESSERLGRRRWVIERTMSWLTGYRRLNHRYERHPRNYLAFLGLAAALCCYKRLIRLTT; encoded by the exons ATGGGGCGAGGTACGTGGAGTTGGATTGTTCCGGATGGTTTGTGGGAGATCGCGGAGCCATTGATCCCGCCGTCGAGGGTGCGGCCGCAGGGCGGCGGGACGCAGGACACGCCTGATGAGACGCTGTTCGCGGCGATCATCTACGTCCTGGTCAGTGGCTGTGCCTGGCGGGCCCTGCCACCCTGTTTCGGCATTTCGAAGTCCACCGCGCATCGCCGGTTCCTGATCTGGTCGAGAGCCGGGGTGTGGGGCCGGCTCCACGAGGCCGTGCTGGATCGGATCGACGAGTGCGGACTGCTCGACCTCACACGCACTGTCCTCGACTCCGCCCACGTACGGGCTA AAAAAGGGGGCGAACTCACAGGTCCGAGCCCCGTGGACCGAGGCAAGCCGGGCTCCAAGATGCACGTCTTGTCGGACGCGAACGGGCTGCCCCTCGTCGTCGGCGTCTCCGCAGGCAACACCCCTGACAGCCAGGGCCTGAAGGCGATGGTCGCCGGTCTCCAAACGAGACACGACCCCGAAAACGGCTGGCACTACAAACCCCGCAAGCTCCACGCCGACAAGGCGTACGACCAGCGCGACCTGCGACGATGGCTCCGCGGCAAACGCATCGGCGTCCGCATCGCCCGCAAAGGAATCGAGTCCAGCGAACGATTAGGCCGACGACGATGGGTCATCGAGCGGACCATGTCCTGGCTGACCGGCTACCGCAGACTCAACCACCGCTACGAACGTCATCCCCGCAACTACTTGGCCTTCCTCGGCCTCGCCGCCGCCCTCTGCTGCTACAAACGACTCATTCGGCTCACCACATAG
- a CDS encoding ferredoxin reductase has protein sequence MAKATVQRTLGDRLRWKTAEVVGRREESAAAVTLVLDVPDWPGHLAGQHIDLRLTAEDGYSTQRSYSIASSPENKHLELTIQRLPDGEVSPYLADEVRPGDQLELRGPVGGWFVWRPEQTEPILLVAGGSGLVPLVSMIRSRESASSRAPFRLLYSLRSPADGLYTNELRSNLSGVDVAHLYTREAPQGAKRPPCRIVPSDLVKNGWPPELEPTCYVCGPTAFAEKASNYLLLLGHNSKRIRVERFGGSGK, from the coding sequence GTGGCGAAAGCGACGGTACAGAGGACGCTGGGTGACCGGCTGCGCTGGAAGACAGCTGAAGTCGTTGGGCGCCGCGAGGAGTCGGCCGCAGCCGTGACTCTGGTCCTGGACGTACCTGACTGGCCCGGGCACCTAGCGGGTCAGCACATCGACCTGCGGCTGACGGCCGAGGACGGCTACAGCACACAGCGAAGCTATTCCATTGCGTCCTCGCCCGAAAACAAACACCTCGAGCTCACGATCCAACGACTGCCCGACGGTGAGGTCTCCCCCTACCTGGCGGACGAAGTTCGGCCGGGAGACCAACTGGAACTGCGCGGACCGGTGGGCGGATGGTTCGTCTGGAGACCGGAGCAGACAGAACCTATCCTGCTAGTGGCAGGTGGCTCGGGGCTCGTACCTTTGGTGTCGATGATCCGGAGCCGCGAGTCCGCCTCCAGCAGGGCGCCGTTCCGTTTGCTTTACTCACTACGCTCACCCGCAGACGGTCTTTACACGAATGAGCTACGGAGTAATCTGAGCGGCGTCGATGTCGCTCACCTTTATACGCGCGAGGCGCCGCAGGGTGCAAAGCGTCCGCCATGCCGCATTGTCCCTTCAGATCTAGTCAAAAACGGGTGGCCGCCGGAGCTCGAGCCAACGTGCTACGTATGCGGCCCAACCGCGTTCGCAGAGAAAGCATCCAATTATCTCCTACTCCTGGGGCATAATTCTAAACGCATTCGTGTCGAACGCTTCGGTGGCAGCGGTAAGTGA
- a CDS encoding TraR/DksA family transcriptional regulator has protein sequence MSEAQERLEDGTYGVCTACAQEIDPERLALVPLTHLCVACAASPEPRR, from the coding sequence GTGTCTGAGGCCCAGGAGCGGCTAGAGGACGGTACCTACGGCGTTTGCACGGCTTGCGCCCAGGAGATTGATCCGGAACGCCTTGCACTGGTACCACTTACGCACCTTTGTGTAGCGTGCGCAGCATCGCCTGAGCCTCGCCGGTAG
- a CDS encoding PP2C family protein-serine/threonine phosphatase: MVRDDTLQETRRQRVLADLSAQRQHAAELADFASALITAATEQELQQVVLTRAASSFGGTGALFAVVDDKRRLRVSSDAAVTPQLVDALHGLSLDAPNPLPHAIRTGEPQLIHDREDYVRRWPEGGNLPSFGPDMALVITPLGPMGIQPQGACMMTCDKGRHPSRNERTLINMVAELTGQALKRIGVHQARVELAVALQHAMLPRLPDHLPGLDVAARYQPSQDGLDIGGDWYDAFVTRDGAVTVEIGDAQGHDVDAAAVMGQVRTSLRAIANQESDPTTVLTRINDLLVTMAAKRFASCTMLHFDPRNGLVTGASAGHVPLLSAHEDGSYDVHMLPGGPVLGVLSHAAYPEQTFTLERDTALIMVTDGLVEGPNLTLDAGLDHVGRLAATALHDGLNAESTADRLIEGAIAMDHLDDVAVLVIRRT; this comes from the coding sequence GTGGTCCGTGACGATACTTTGCAAGAGACGCGTCGGCAGAGGGTGCTGGCGGATTTGAGTGCGCAGCGCCAGCACGCTGCGGAGCTGGCCGATTTCGCCTCCGCTCTGATCACCGCAGCCACTGAGCAGGAGCTGCAGCAGGTTGTCCTGACGCGTGCTGCCTCATCTTTCGGGGGCACGGGCGCCTTGTTCGCGGTTGTCGACGACAAGCGCCGCCTACGCGTGTCTTCCGACGCTGCTGTCACCCCACAACTGGTCGACGCTCTGCATGGTCTCTCCCTGGATGCGCCGAACCCTCTCCCTCACGCCATCCGTACCGGAGAACCTCAGCTCATCCACGATCGCGAGGACTACGTCCGTCGCTGGCCCGAGGGGGGCAACTTGCCATCGTTCGGCCCCGATATGGCGCTGGTGATCACGCCTCTCGGGCCCATGGGCATCCAGCCTCAAGGGGCCTGCATGATGACCTGCGATAAAGGCCGTCATCCTTCCCGGAATGAACGAACCCTGATCAATATGGTGGCTGAGCTGACAGGCCAGGCACTCAAGCGCATAGGTGTGCACCAGGCTCGTGTGGAGCTGGCCGTTGCGCTCCAGCACGCAATGCTTCCCAGGCTCCCCGATCATCTCCCTGGACTCGATGTCGCCGCCCGCTACCAACCCAGCCAGGACGGGCTGGACATCGGTGGTGACTGGTATGACGCCTTCGTGACGCGCGACGGAGCGGTGACGGTAGAGATCGGAGACGCCCAGGGCCACGACGTAGACGCTGCAGCGGTCATGGGACAGGTTCGTACGTCCCTGCGAGCGATAGCCAATCAGGAGTCAGATCCGACGACAGTACTTACACGTATCAACGATCTACTCGTCACCATGGCCGCAAAACGGTTCGCCAGCTGCACCATGCTGCACTTCGACCCACGCAACGGACTGGTCACGGGGGCGAGTGCGGGCCATGTCCCGCTCCTATCGGCGCATGAGGATGGGAGCTACGACGTTCACATGCTGCCGGGCGGCCCAGTGCTTGGGGTTCTGAGCCACGCAGCCTACCCAGAACAGACATTCACCCTCGAAAGAGATACCGCATTGATCATGGTCACCGATGGCCTGGTCGAGGGGCCAAACTTGACGCTTGATGCAGGACTCGACCACGTGGGAAGACTGGCAGCTACAGCACTCCACGATGGATTGAATGCCGAGTCAACCGCCGACCGACTCATCGAGGGCGCGATTGCCATGGACCACCTCGATGACGTCGCGGTCCTGGTTATCCGACGTACCTGA
- a CDS encoding IS5 family transposase (programmed frameshift) yields the protein MDSWSLRRAWGSGRWGWIVPDGLWEIARPLLPPVRVRPQGGGVANIDDEAVFAAIIYVLVSGCAWRALPPCFEASKSTVHRRFVIWSRAGVWGRLHQKILQPLDRQELVDLSRAVLDSAHVRAKNGGALAGPSPVDWGKPGSTMHVLSDADGVPLRVGLSAASTHDSLGLKPMLSPFHTGHESHAARSKPQRLHADKAYDVPHLRKWLWGKHIGVRIARKGIESSERPGRRRWVIERTMSWLTGYRRLNHRYERHPGNHLAFLGLAAALCCYKRFLDLTM from the exons ATGGACAGTTGGTCGTTGAGGCGGGCATGGGGGAGTGGACGGTGGGGATGGATTGTTCCGGACGGACTGTGGGAGATCGCTAGGCCGCTCTTGCCGCCGGTGCGTGTACGGCCGCAGGGCGGTGGGGTGGCGAACATCGATGACGAGGCGGTCTTCGCAGCGATCATCTACGTACTGGTCAGCGGGTGTGCATGGCGTGCGTTGCCGCCGTGCTTCGAGGCCTCAAAGTCAACGGTGCACCGCCGGTTCGTCATCTGGTCGCGCGCAGGTGTCTGGGGCCGGCTGCATCAGAAGATCCTCCAACCCCTGGACAGGCAGGAGTTGGTCGACCTTTCCCGGGCGGTCCTGGACTCGGCTCATGTTCGCGCGAAAAATGGGGGCGCACTTGCAGGTCCGAGTCCCGTGGACTGGGGTAAGCCCGGTTCCACAATGCATGTCCTGTCGGATGCGGACGGAGTGCCCTTACGCGTCGGACTCTCCGCGGCCAGCACCCACGACAGCCTTGGGCTGAAGCCGATGCTTTCCCCTTTCCACACGGGACACGAATCCCACGCAGCCCGGTCCAAGCCTCAGCGTCTCCATGCCGACAAGGCCTACGACGTCCCCCACCTGCGGAAATGGTTGTGGGGCAAGCACATCGGGGTCCGTATCGCCCGCAAGGGCATCGAGTCCAGCGAACGACCCGGACGCCGACGCTGGGTCATCGAACGCACCATGTCCTGG CTCACCGGCTACCGCAGACTCAACCACCGCTACGAACGCCACCCCGGCAACCACCTGGCCTTCCTCGGGCTGGCAGCCGCCCTCTGCTGCTACAAACGCTTCCTCGACCTCACCATGTAG